Proteins encoded together in one Salmo trutta chromosome 3, fSalTru1.1, whole genome shotgun sequence window:
- the LOC115173286 gene encoding tubulin beta-4B chain-like, with protein sequence MREIVHLQAGQCGNQIGAKFWEVISDEHGIDPTGSYNGDSDLQLERINVYYNEASGGKYVPRAVLVDLEPGTMDSVRSGPFGQIFRPDNFVFGQSGAGNNWAKGHYTEGAELVDSVLDVVRKEAESCDCLQGFQLTHSLGGGTGSGMGTLLISKIREEYPDRIMNTFSVVPSPKVSDTVVEPYNATLSVHQLVENTDETYCIDNEALYDICFRTLKLTTPTYGDLNHLVSATMSGVTTCLRFPGQLNADLRKLAVNMVPFPRLHFFMPGFAPLTSRGSQQYRALTVPELTQQMFDSKNMMAACDPRHGRYLTVAAVFRGRMSMKEVDEQMLNVQNKNSSYFVEWIPNNVKTAVCDIPPRGLKMAATFIGNSTAIQELFKRISEQFTAMFRRKAFLHWYTGEGMDEMEFTEAESNMNDLVSEYQQYQDATAEEEGEFEEEGEEELA encoded by the exons TTCTGGGAGGTGATTAGTGATGAGCATGGCATTGACCCCACTGGAAGTTACAACGGGGACAGTGATCTTCAGCTGGAAAGAATTAATGTGTACTACAATGAAGCTTCAG GTGGAAAGTATGTGCCACGCGCAGTACTTGTGGACTTGGAGCCTGGGACCATGGACTCTGTGAGGTCTGGACCATTCGGTCAAATCTTCAGGCCTGACAACTTTGTCTTCG GTCAGAGTGGCGCAGGTAACAACTGGGCCAAGGGCCACTACACCGAGGGTGCAGAGCTGGTTGACTCTGTCTTGGATGTGGTGAGGAAAGAGGCTGAGAGCTGTGACTGCCTGCAGGGCTTCCAGCTCACCCACTCCCTGGGAGGTGGAACCGGCTCTGGCATGGGCACCCTGCTCATCAGCAAGATCCGTGAAGAGTACCCCGACCGCATCATGAACACTTTCAGCGTGGTGCCCTCCCCTAAAGTGTCAGACACAGTGGTCGAGCCCTACAACGCCACCCTCTCAGTCCACCAGCTGGTAGAGAACACAGACGAGACCTACTGTATTGACAACGAGGCGCTCTACGACATCTGCTTCCGTACCCTCAAACTCACCACGCCCACCTACGGAGACCTCAACCACCTGGTGTCTGCCACCATGAGCGGGGTCACCACCTGTCTCCGCTTCCCCGGCCAGCTCAACGCTGACCTGCGCAAACTGGCAGTCAACATGGTGCCCTTCCCCCGTCTCCACTTCTTCATGCCTGGCTTCGCCCCCCTCACCAGCAGGGGCAGCCAGCAGTACAGAGCCCTGACGGTTCCAGAGCTCACTCAGCAGATGTTTGACTCGAAGAACATGATGGCCGCCTGCGACCCTCGTCACGGCCGTTACCTCACTGTGGCTGCAGTCTTCCGCGGGCGCATGTCCATGAAAGAGGTGGACGAGCAAATGCTGAACGTACAGAACAAGAACAGCAGCTACTTTGTTGAATGGATCCCCAACAACGTCAAGACTGCAGTCTGTGACATTCCTCCCCGTGGCCTCAAGATGGCTGCCACCTTCATTGGcaacagtactgccatccagGAGCTGTTCAAGCGCATCTCTGAGCAGTTCACAGCTATGTTCCGCCGTAAGGCTTTCCTCCATTGGTACACAGGAGAAGGCATGGATGAGATGGAGTTCACTGAGGCAGAGAGCAACATGAACGACCTGGTGTCTGAGTACCAGCAGTACCAAGACGCCACTGCAGAGGAGGAGGGCGAGTTTgaagaggagggtgaagaggagTTGGCTTAA